In a single window of the Streptomyces sp. NBC_00353 genome:
- a CDS encoding discoidin domain-containing protein, producing the protein MYAPPVLRRPARSSDGRRTGVLAVVVGLVISLLAFVPATPASAAPSLLSQGRTVTSSSEENAGTPATSAVDGNDGTRWSSAFSDPQWIKVDLGASASVSQIVLKWEAAYANGYRIEFSTDNSTWTTAYSTTSGPGGTETLNVSGTARYVRLTGTSRATPYGYSLWEFQVFGTTGGQGGPQIPGGGDLGPNVLVFDPSTPGIQAKVDEIFKQQESAQFGNGRYALLFKPGTYNNINAQLGFYTSIAGLGLKPDDTTFNGDVTVDAGWFNGNATQNFWRSAENLALNPVNGTDRWAVSQAAPFRRMHVKGGLNLAPDGYGWASGGYIADSKIDGQVGPYSQQQWYTRDSSVGGWTNGVWNMTFSGVEGAPAQSFPAPPYTTLDTTPVSREKPFLYLDGSEYKVFVPAKRTNARGVSWNGTPQGESIPLSQFYVVKPGATAQTINAAVQQGLHLLFTPGVYHVDQTINIDRANTVVLGLGLATIIPDNGVTAIKVGDVDGVKLAALLIDAGPQNSSVLLQVGPEGASADHSANPTTVQDVFVRIGGAGAGKATTSMVVNNDDTIVDHTWIWRADHGEGVGWETNRADYGLRVDGDDVLVTGLFVEHFNKYDVQWNGENGRTIFFQNEKAYDAPNQAAVQNGTIKGYAAYKVADSVNNHEGWGLGSYCYFNVDPTIRQDHGFEAPVKPGVKFHDLLVVSLGGQGQYEHVINSTGSPTSGTSTVPSTVVSFP; encoded by the coding sequence ATGTACGCACCCCCCGTGCTCCGCAGACCTGCCCGTTCATCGGACGGACGACGTACCGGTGTGCTCGCCGTCGTCGTCGGTCTCGTCATCTCGCTGCTGGCGTTCGTCCCCGCGACCCCGGCAAGCGCGGCGCCCTCACTGCTCTCCCAGGGCAGAACGGTGACGTCCTCCAGCGAGGAGAACGCCGGCACCCCCGCCACCTCCGCCGTGGACGGCAACGACGGCACCCGGTGGTCGAGCGCCTTCTCCGACCCGCAGTGGATCAAGGTCGATCTGGGCGCCTCCGCCTCGGTCTCCCAGATCGTGCTGAAGTGGGAGGCGGCCTACGCCAACGGCTACCGGATCGAGTTCTCCACCGACAACAGCACGTGGACCACCGCCTACTCCACCACCAGCGGCCCCGGCGGCACGGAGACCCTGAACGTCTCCGGCACCGCCCGCTACGTCCGGCTGACCGGCACCTCCCGGGCCACCCCGTACGGCTACTCGCTCTGGGAGTTCCAGGTGTTCGGTACCACCGGCGGCCAGGGCGGCCCGCAGATTCCCGGCGGCGGCGACCTCGGACCCAATGTGCTGGTCTTCGACCCGTCGACGCCCGGCATCCAGGCCAAGGTCGACGAGATCTTCAAGCAGCAGGAGTCCGCGCAGTTCGGGAACGGCCGCTATGCGCTGCTGTTCAAGCCGGGCACGTACAACAACATCAACGCACAGCTCGGCTTCTACACCTCCATCGCGGGGCTCGGCCTCAAGCCGGACGACACGACCTTCAACGGTGACGTGACCGTCGACGCCGGCTGGTTCAACGGGAACGCCACGCAGAACTTCTGGCGCTCGGCGGAGAACCTGGCGCTCAACCCGGTGAACGGCACGGACCGTTGGGCCGTGTCGCAGGCCGCGCCGTTCCGGCGGATGCACGTCAAGGGCGGGCTCAATCTGGCGCCCGACGGCTACGGCTGGGCCAGCGGCGGCTACATCGCCGACAGCAAGATCGACGGCCAGGTCGGCCCGTACTCCCAGCAGCAGTGGTACACCCGTGACAGCTCGGTCGGAGGCTGGACCAACGGCGTCTGGAACATGACGTTCTCCGGAGTCGAGGGCGCACCCGCGCAGAGCTTCCCCGCCCCTCCGTACACCACGCTCGACACCACCCCGGTCTCCCGTGAGAAGCCGTTCCTCTACCTGGACGGCTCCGAGTACAAGGTCTTCGTCCCGGCCAAGCGCACCAACGCGCGCGGCGTCTCCTGGAACGGTACGCCGCAGGGCGAGTCCATCCCGCTGAGCCAGTTCTACGTGGTCAAGCCCGGCGCCACCGCACAGACCATCAACGCCGCGGTCCAGCAGGGCCTGCACCTGCTGTTCACGCCCGGCGTCTATCACGTGGACCAGACCATAAACATCGACCGGGCGAACACGGTCGTCCTCGGTCTGGGGCTCGCGACGATCATCCCGGACAACGGCGTGACAGCGATCAAGGTCGGCGACGTGGACGGCGTGAAGCTCGCCGCTCTCCTGATCGACGCCGGTCCGCAGAACTCCTCGGTACTGCTCCAGGTGGGCCCCGAGGGCGCCTCTGCCGACCACTCGGCGAATCCGACCACGGTGCAGGACGTGTTCGTCCGGATCGGCGGCGCGGGCGCCGGCAAGGCCACCACCAGCATGGTCGTCAACAACGACGACACCATCGTCGACCACACCTGGATCTGGCGCGCCGACCACGGAGAAGGGGTCGGCTGGGAGACCAACCGGGCCGACTACGGGCTCCGGGTCGACGGTGACGACGTCCTCGTCACCGGCCTCTTCGTCGAGCACTTCAACAAGTACGACGTGCAGTGGAACGGCGAGAACGGCAGGACGATCTTCTTCCAGAACGAGAAGGCGTACGACGCACCGAACCAGGCCGCCGTCCAGAACGGCACCATCAAGGGGTACGCCGCCTACAAGGTCGCGGACTCGGTCAACAACCACGAGGGCTGGGGCCTGGGCAGCTACTGCTACTTCAATGTGGATCCGACGATCCGTCAGGACCACGGCTTCGAGGCCCCGGTGAAGCCCGGGGTGAAGTTCCACGATCTGCTGGTGGTGTCCCTGGGTGGCCAGGGACAGTACGAGCACGTGATCAACAGCACCGGTTCGCCCACGTCCGGCACCTCGACCGTGCCCTCGACGGTGGTGTCCTTCCCCTGA
- a CDS encoding S8 family serine peptidase gives MRRIRLWAVISMSAVMATSAITPVAAQSPRGTEARTPAPHDRTSTLRLITGDRVTVSDAPNGKKTASVQRAPGRENVFFQITEKDGALTVLPSDAAALVRTERLDAGLFDVAGLIAQGYDETHADALPLIVSAPKGSARAAAKRVDALAEFHEGSAEPRRLPSIDAQALRVADDDLPAFWKKLVPPAGASVASAAATTPKIWLDHKVRPTLDRSTAQINAPAAWAAGYHGEGVKVAVLDTGADQTHPDLAGRVSEAKDFSASGSTEDHFGHGTHVAATAAGSGAASGGLRKGVAPSSDLLIGKVLGDNGSGSESQVIAGMEWAAGQGAKVVNMSLGADMETDGTDPMSLAVNEISRSSGALFVVAAGNAGERGEMTVGSPGAADAALTVGAVDRDDSLASFSSRGPRFGDRAAKPDITAPGVGIVAARATGTTMGVPVDDYYVAADGTSMATPHVAGAAALLAGQHPGWGAEQLKDALISTSHTVSGQVPTQQGGGRVDVKAAFTSPVTATGTIVMGPFDRAGSPVERAGVVRYANSSGKEVSLSLRAALTSKGGKQLPAQALTLGADTVRVAPGATVEVPVGIDPAKAGRGTYYGYVTATSAEGVSVHTTVSLWVRAPMHQVTIDSRGPDGQPVGWALVDLFGGDTEARFISSDPLVAEVEEGTYLVGGTLAEDGGDGVRLIQVVNPEVKVTKDTTVTLDARKAKLVRVRTPEPAERRNNVTYQMYRKIDGVEQTMGIYYEDGGGAVDLYVNPTSKVTEGAFEFNARFEMTAPELRTEVRGAGFDLKPYYAKQSAPFDPRGEQLVAVDAGTRDKPDLRPGTVRGKLAVIRDDYAMDGYDLAETAAKAGAKGVVIVLPEGLIAWTRWKPMDTRSAIPVVRMTAADGAELLRYMAERKAVVDISGTVASPYLYDIATQWQQVPQDVTYTVSDRNTAQVKASYANNSALGWTSEQRFSWRPYAEVAWETSRWVPTGRTRTEYVTSGDTQWMHDVDFVTGPDLFYGGALQSGLRDAPRTFKAGEKATEEWYKAVVRPSIPRGFSRPSVRNGDLLSLAIPEYTDAVAGHWGRRQVPSTGGGIGRTGTPGTADDPSYPQGDTVAAVLYRDGKKVSEAAGAWGIFSVPAGKAGYRLDLTTERKTEYWQTGTRTATSWSFRSDTAAKETLLPLLQVDYGVRADLSNTVGGGKRHDLDLTVRNQDGLTAPTGVRLKVEASFDDGKTWKGQVRVKDRGHNRFTATVERPGEHRQGAYVTLRVTASDKAGNTVRQTVERAYLLGK, from the coding sequence ATGAGACGGATCCGCCTCTGGGCGGTGATATCGATGTCGGCAGTGATGGCGACGAGCGCGATCACGCCCGTCGCCGCCCAGTCCCCGCGAGGGACCGAGGCACGCACGCCGGCACCGCACGACCGCACGAGCACCCTGCGGTTGATCACCGGCGACCGGGTCACCGTCAGTGACGCGCCGAACGGCAAGAAGACTGCGTCGGTGCAGCGCGCGCCGGGCCGTGAGAACGTCTTCTTCCAGATCACCGAGAAGGACGGCGCCCTGACGGTGCTGCCCTCCGACGCGGCGGCGCTGGTCCGCACGGAGCGGCTGGACGCGGGGCTCTTCGACGTCGCGGGCCTCATCGCCCAGGGGTACGACGAGACGCACGCCGACGCCCTGCCCCTGATCGTGTCCGCGCCCAAGGGTTCGGCGCGTGCGGCGGCCAAGCGGGTGGACGCACTCGCCGAGTTCCACGAGGGCTCCGCCGAGCCGCGGCGCCTGCCGAGCATCGACGCCCAGGCGCTGCGCGTCGCCGACGACGACCTGCCCGCCTTCTGGAAGAAGCTCGTACCTCCGGCGGGCGCGTCCGTCGCGAGCGCGGCGGCCACGACTCCGAAGATCTGGCTGGACCACAAGGTGCGTCCCACGCTGGACCGCAGCACCGCGCAGATCAACGCGCCGGCCGCGTGGGCGGCCGGCTACCACGGCGAGGGCGTCAAGGTCGCGGTCCTCGACACCGGCGCCGATCAGACGCATCCCGACCTCGCGGGCCGCGTGAGCGAGGCGAAGGACTTCTCCGCCAGCGGCTCGACCGAGGACCACTTCGGCCACGGTACGCATGTCGCCGCCACCGCCGCCGGTAGCGGCGCCGCCTCGGGCGGCCTCCGCAAGGGCGTCGCGCCCAGCTCCGACCTGCTGATCGGCAAGGTGCTCGGGGACAACGGCTCCGGCAGCGAGTCCCAGGTCATCGCGGGCATGGAGTGGGCTGCGGGCCAGGGCGCCAAGGTCGTCAACATGAGCCTGGGCGCGGACATGGAGACCGACGGCACGGACCCGATGAGCCTGGCGGTCAACGAGATCTCCCGCAGCAGCGGGGCGCTCTTCGTCGTCGCTGCGGGCAATGCCGGCGAGCGGGGCGAGATGACGGTCGGGTCGCCCGGCGCGGCCGATGCCGCCCTCACCGTCGGCGCCGTCGACCGCGACGACTCGCTGGCCTCCTTCTCCAGCCGCGGCCCGCGCTTCGGCGACAGGGCGGCCAAGCCGGACATCACCGCTCCGGGCGTCGGAATCGTCGCCGCGCGCGCCACCGGCACGACCATGGGCGTCCCGGTCGACGACTACTACGTCGCAGCCGACGGCACGTCGATGGCCACGCCTCACGTCGCCGGTGCGGCGGCTCTGCTGGCCGGTCAGCACCCCGGCTGGGGAGCCGAGCAGCTCAAGGACGCGCTGATCAGCACCTCCCACACGGTGTCCGGTCAGGTGCCGACCCAGCAGGGCGGCGGCCGCGTCGACGTCAAGGCGGCGTTCACCTCCCCCGTGACCGCCACCGGCACGATCGTCATGGGCCCGTTCGACAGGGCCGGATCCCCGGTGGAGCGGGCCGGAGTGGTCCGCTACGCCAACTCCTCCGGGAAGGAGGTGTCCCTGAGTCTGCGTGCCGCGCTGACGTCCAAGGGCGGCAAGCAACTGCCCGCGCAGGCGCTGACGCTGGGTGCGGACACCGTCCGGGTCGCCCCCGGCGCGACCGTGGAGGTGCCGGTCGGCATCGACCCGGCGAAGGCGGGCCGCGGCACCTACTACGGCTACGTCACCGCCACGTCCGCCGAGGGCGTGTCGGTCCACACCACCGTCAGCCTGTGGGTGCGCGCCCCGATGCACCAGGTCACCATCGACTCCCGGGGACCGGACGGGCAACCCGTGGGATGGGCGCTGGTGGACCTGTTCGGCGGGGACACCGAAGCCCGGTTCATCAGCTCGGACCCCCTGGTCGCCGAGGTCGAGGAGGGCACCTACCTCGTCGGCGGCACGCTGGCGGAGGACGGGGGCGACGGAGTCCGGCTGATCCAGGTCGTCAATCCCGAGGTGAAGGTCACCAAGGACACGACCGTCACCCTGGACGCACGCAAGGCCAAGCTGGTGCGCGTGCGCACCCCCGAACCGGCCGAGCGGCGCAACAACGTGACCTACCAGATGTACCGGAAGATCGACGGCGTCGAGCAGACCATGGGCATCTACTACGAGGACGGCGGCGGGGCCGTGGACCTGTACGTGAACCCCACGTCCAAGGTCACCGAGGGCGCCTTCGAGTTCAATGCCCGCTTCGAGATGACCGCCCCCGAGCTCAGGACCGAGGTTCGCGGCGCCGGCTTCGACCTGAAGCCGTACTACGCCAAGCAGTCCGCGCCGTTCGACCCCCGGGGCGAGCAACTGGTCGCCGTGGACGCGGGGACCAGGGACAAGCCGGACCTGCGGCCCGGCACCGTGCGGGGCAAGCTCGCCGTGATCCGCGACGACTACGCGATGGACGGGTACGACCTGGCGGAGACGGCCGCGAAGGCGGGTGCCAAGGGCGTCGTGATCGTCCTGCCCGAGGGCCTCATCGCCTGGACCCGCTGGAAGCCGATGGACACCCGCTCCGCCATCCCGGTGGTGAGGATGACCGCGGCCGACGGCGCCGAGCTGCTGCGGTACATGGCCGAGCGCAAGGCCGTCGTCGACATCTCCGGGACGGTCGCGAGCCCGTACCTGTACGACATCGCCACGCAGTGGCAGCAGGTCCCGCAGGACGTGACGTACACCGTCTCGGACCGCAACACCGCCCAGGTGAAGGCGTCCTACGCGAACAACAGCGCACTGGGGTGGACCAGCGAGCAGCGCTTCAGCTGGCGCCCCTACGCCGAGGTCGCCTGGGAGACCTCGCGCTGGGTTCCGACGGGCAGGACACGCACCGAGTACGTCACCTCCGGGGACACGCAGTGGATGCACGACGTCGACTTCGTCACCGGTCCCGACCTGTTCTACGGCGGGGCGCTGCAGTCGGGTCTGCGTGACGCCCCCCGCACCTTCAAGGCGGGCGAGAAGGCCACGGAGGAGTGGTACAAGGCCGTGGTGCGGCCGTCCATCCCGCGCGGTTTCAGCCGTCCCTCCGTACGGAACGGTGACCTCCTCAGCCTGGCGATCCCGGAGTACACGGACGCGGTGGCGGGCCACTGGGGCCGCAGGCAGGTTCCCTCCACCGGTGGCGGCATCGGAAGGACCGGAACGCCCGGGACGGCGGACGATCCGTCCTACCCCCAGGGCGACACTGTGGCGGCCGTCCTGTACCGCGACGGCAAGAAGGTGAGCGAGGCCGCGGGCGCCTGGGGGATCTTCTCCGTACCCGCGGGGAAGGCCGGCTACCGTCTGGACCTGACGACCGAGCGCAAGACCGAGTACTGGCAGACCGGGACGAGGACCGCCACGTCCTGGAGCTTCCGCTCCGACACCGCGGCGAAGGAAACCCTGCTGCCCCTCCTCCAGGTCGACTACGGGGTCCGGGCCGACCTGTCGAACACCGTCGGCGGCGGGAAGCGGCACGACCTCGACCTGACCGTCAGAAACCAGGACGGGCTCACCGCCCCCACCGGGGTCAGGCTCAAGGTCGAGGCCTCCTTCGACGACGGCAAGACCTGGAAGGGCCAGGTCCGCGTCAAGGACCGCGGCCACAACCGGTTCACCGCCACCGTCGAGCGGCCGGGCGAGCACCGGCAGGGCGCCTACGTGACCCTGCGGGTCACGGCCTCCGACAAGGCGGGCAACACGGTCCGGCAGACCGTGGAACGGGCCTACCTGCTCGGCAAGTGA